One Solanum pennellii chromosome 9, SPENNV200 DNA segment encodes these proteins:
- the LOC107029947 gene encoding MLP-like protein 34 — MGLKSVLCAKIEMKANKNVFHDVFTNKPHHVFTMCPLHVQGCQLLEGTFGTVGSKICWTYTLEGKRRSTIDHVKKVLTLKEFEGDLVNKYDNLKITLHIETKGEIDLLCWTMEYERPNENVPELINLLGFIVDMTKAIDDHHVKVK, encoded by the exons ATGGGTCTAAAGTCTGTGTTGTGTGCTAAGATAGAAATGAAGGCTAATAAGAatgtgtttcatgatgtttttaCAAATAAACCACACCATGTCTTTACTATGTGCCCTTTGCATGTACAAGGCTGTCAGCTTCTTGAGGGTACCTTTGGAACGGTTGGATCCAAAATCTGTTGGACGTATACTCTTG AGGGGAAAAGAAGATCAACTATAGATCATGTAAAAAAGGTGCTCACACTCAAAGAATTTGAAGGTGATCTAgttaataaatatgataatttgaaGATAACTCTTCATATCGAAACAAAAGGAGAAATCGATTTGTTATGTTGGACAATGGAGTATGAAAGGCCAAATGAGAATGTACCTGAACTTATAAATTTGTTGGGCTTCATTGTTGATATGACCAAAGCTATTGATGATCATCATGTCAAGGTTAAATag